Genomic window (Kwoniella botswanensis chromosome 1, complete sequence):
ACCCAATATTCAGCATCCTCACTTCTATTCAACTCGTCATACCTCCTAGCAGCCTGATACCATCCCTTTACTTCATCAGGTGTCCAACCCTGACCTATCACACCTCTATCTTCGTTATTCCACCTTACCTGGACCAACTGACCTTTCTCATCGTGTCTGAAGGAAGGTTGACTGAGAGGTGGTCTCAACATCGTGCCTTCAGTTCCAGATGCATGAGCAGGTATCCTCATTCGAGAAAGGAGTGAATAAGAAGTTGGATAAAGGGTAGAAAGTAAATGAGCGGTGTAGAATCCATCTACGAGTAAAGTTGCACCCCCTGTACCTGGTGGTGAAGggtgagagagaagatgaaatatCTGTAAACCGGCTGGGTCGGTAAAGTATGTTGTATCTGTATGAGCGGGTAGACCTTCGTTGGAGTAGGCAAGATCACCATGACTGAGATCAGCGGTGAATTGCCAGAAACCGCCATCTGGGCAGTGGTAGCAATATGCAATATGTCAGCTTATGTGGATGCAACATTGGGCTCGGATCAACTCACAGTGCGTGTTACGTATGGTGGCAACTTTCTCTATCACTTCCTTTGTCTCTTCGCCTGTAGCTGGCACGTCGTTGATAAAGCAGAATCCAAAATCGTGCTGTGAAACCAAACTTCATTTGGTACGATCAATGTATTAAAAAGAGAAGATAGCTCACCACTCGATTGAGCAGTTTCAAAATCGCCCTTCCACTAgtatcattctccttctcggTACTCATGATCTCGCTGTATCGAACCGACGGAGGAGATTGTTCTATCTGAGAATTCCACAGTATACGACTATTCGTTTTGATTTTAGTGTAAGCTTTCTTCTGTACGGTCAACCAAACTATTGACGAGCAAAGCTCACCTCTCCATTTCATCCCTGTATGAAGCTAGTGGAGGGTCATACGCTGATCTTCTGAGGAATTCCAAGGGAAAGGACGATTCATGAGAATCGGATGTTGACCATGTTAAGTGTACGCCGGTTTTGTCGACTTCAACTGAAGTAGGATGAATGTCCGTTGGTATCTGTGAAGCACGCTTTCAGTAATGTTCCACTTCGAGTGTCGAGGACTGAACTGACCTCACTGAGAGTTTTCAACC
Coding sequences:
- a CDS encoding trimethyllysine dioxygenase, yielding MIRQRLPQITRAARRSFYPGRIPCSHSLTTSRISLTESDGVSSNARIGRPQDISPRASNIPTISSDESRTRVSWPDGRETSFDNYFLFDHCRCPKCFHQQTKQRLKTLSEIPTDIHPTSVEVDKTGVHLTWSTSDSHESSFPLEFLRRSAYDPPLASYRDEMESRILWNSQIEQSPPSVRYSEIMSTEKENDTSGRAILKLLNRVHDFGFCFINDVPATGEETKEVIEKVATIRNTHYGGFWQFTADLSHGDLAYSNEGLPAHTDTTYFTDPAGLQIFHLLSHPSPPGTGGATLLVDGFYTAHLLSTLYPTSYSLLSRMRIPAHASGTEGTMLRPPLSQPSFRHDEKGQLVQVRWNNEDRGVIGQGWTPDEVKGWYQAARRYDELNRSEDAEYWVQLKPGTVLVIDNWRVMHGRSAFTGSRTMCGAYVGADDWLSRRAALTKKYEIRKKSILDEDWSVGW